In Desulfofustis limnaeus, the genomic stretch CGGTTACGCTCTTGTTCCATATCTTTGAGCGGGGTTATGTCGGTGGCAACCTGGAGTCGTACCGGACGGCCGTCCAACCAGGTGATGAGCCGATCATGGTAGATAAGGTGCTTGCCGGTCACCGGGTTTTTGCCCTCCCGGATCCGGACAGTTGTCGAATCTCCGGTGCCCTGCAGCAACGCCTGGGCGGGACACGCCTCGCACGGTTTCTTTTCGCCGCGCAGGGCGGCAAAGCAGGTGCGGCCGGTGGGGTCGAACCCGTAGGTGTCGATCAAATGGCGATTGGCGAAAAGAATTTCGTTGGTCGTCAGGTCGGCTACGTAGATGACCGCTTCCATACCGTTGAGGACGGTGAGAAAGGTCTGGAGAGCATGTCGCAGATCCTCTTCCGCTTGCTTGCGCTCGGTTATATCGAGAGCGGTGAAGGTGACTCCCTTGTGCAGATCTTCGGGGTCGATCGGTGTTGAGGCCATCAGGACGTTAATAATGGTCCCGTTTTTGCGCTGCCACCGCGTTTCGACCATGCCGGTTCCCCGGCTGGCTATCTGACGATACTTTTCGGAGCCCACATAATCATATTCCTCCTGCGTCGGATAGAGCATCCGTGCGTTGCGGCCGAGCAGTTCTTCGGCATCATATCCGGTCATCTCACAGATCCGTTCATTGACCTCTGAGAACTGCCGGTTGCAGACAACCCCGATACCGGTGGGAGCCACCCGGAAAATGCTCTGCAGTCGTTCCTGGCTTGCCTTCAACTGCAGTTCGGCCTCCTTGCGGGATGAGATATCAGAGGTAAAGCCCTGGTAGAAGAGGATGACGCCGTTACTGTCCCTGACTGCCCGGGCGTTGCGCGAAGCCCAGAAGCAGGAGCCGTCTTTGCGCCGCAGCAGACATTCGTGGTCGAAGATCTCTTCTTGCTCCTGGATAAGACGAACAAAGAGATCACGGTCGGCGGGGTTGGCGTAGGTCTGCACGGCTAGGTCAGTTACCGATTCAATCAGCTCCTCCGGCGAGAGATAACCGTACATCCGTGCCAGCGCAGGGTTGACGGAGATGAAACGGCCGTCGGGGGTGGAGGTGAAAATGCCGATCGGAGCATTATGGACGATATCGCGAAAGTCGTTGAGTTCCAGCGGAAAATCAGACTGGGAAACGGGTTGGGCGGGAGAATCCTGCTGCATGGCTGGCTCCGAGGGAAGAGGAAAGAAAAGCCGTTCGCTACCCGGACCGATACGTGTAACGTTTCTTTCCTACATGATAGTGCAAACGAAAACGGCGCACAAGGAGCGACGTTCGCCCCCCTCTCTTTGCCGTTCAGCTACAAAGTTTTAAGGGGTACACCGGGAAACGGCACAAAGCGGCACGATCGCTTGTTTTGGTGCCCAGATGAAGGGCATATTTTTACGGATTCTCAAGTATTTGCGACTGAGCGGTCGGTCGCAAATAAGTATAATTGATGCTTGCCATCATCAATTCTATAAAGTAATAAACAAAATGCAGGGAAGTATCATTTATTTCGAAATGTAGAGCGCGTTTTTCCCACGCCTGAAATACGTGCTGTCCGCACAGGGGGACGGGCAGTGAACCGGTTAACCTCGAGCACCACAACCGGGATAAGGAGGTGATGCAATCACCCGGGGTTCTGCCATCAATGGGTAACCATGCTTGTATTCAACTACCTCAATCAGCAGCTGATCAGGGAGGCGAATCACGATGGAACCAAGAACATGGGTATATACTTTTCTGGCACTCTACATAATCTACTGCTTCTGGTGGGGGTTGAGGGGATACTTCACCGAGAAGACCGCATCCGGATATGCCATCGGTGGCCGGTCAATCCCCTTTATCGCTTTTCTCATGGCGGCGACGGCGGCATCGTTTTCCGGCTGGACCACGGTCGGGCACCCCGGGTTGATCTGGCGTGACGGAATGGCCTATGCGTTCGCCTCCTTTTATGTCCTGACCATCCCTATCACCGGGGCCTTTTTCGCCAAGCGAAACTGGTTGTTGGGGAAACGCTACGGCTTCGTCACCCCCGGAGACATGTTTTCCTACTATTACAACAACGAAGCCATCCGTTGGCTGGTCGTGCTCTCAGCGATTCTCTATTCGATGTTCTATACCGGCCTGCAGCTGATCGCGGCGGCCAAGCTCTTTGAAATCGTGGCAGGGGTGCCGTACACAGCGGGGTTGTTCTTCATGGCTTTCATCGTCTGGTTTTACGTGGTTACCGGCGGTCTCAAGGCCTCGACCTGGGTCGGTGTCATCCAGTTCATCCTTCTCGTTGCCAGCATCATCGTTCTTGGCTGGTACACGGTGACTGCCGATGCGATCGGCGGCTGGAGCGCTTTCTCCGAGGCAGTTCGAGGCTTTGAGCAGAAATACGTAACCGTGCCGAGCATGATGAAGTTCGGCTTGGGGACCGGCGGCTGGACGGCAGTGATGATCCTAACCTATATGTTTGCGCTGATGGGGATCCAGTCGTCACCGGCCTTCATCCTCTGGAACTACGGTATGGCCTCGCCGAAGCCGCTGGCCTGGCAGCAGGTCTTCATGTCCACCTTCGTGGTCGGGCTGGCCCTGTTCTTCTTCACTGCGTTCCAGGGCATGGGCGGCCGGATTCTCATGATGCAGGGGCTGATCGCGCCAAAGGTCGATGGTGACCTGGTGCCGATGTTGATGAACTTGCTCCTGCCCGGTCCGATGATGGCCATCGTCTTCCTCGGCATAATCGCCGCCATCCATTCGACGGCAGCGCCCTATATCGGCACCGGTGGTACCATCATCCTGCGCGATGTCTACTGGCGTTATTTCAAAAAGCAGGAAGCAGGCCACGCCGAGCAGATCTGGGCCAACCGGGTCTTTGTCACCCTGCTCACCGTGCTCGCGGTGATCGTCAGTCTCACCGCCCCCGGTGCCATCGTCATGATCGGCGGGTTTGCCACCTCATTCGGTTTCATCATGTACCTGATGCTCATGGGGGTGCATTACGGTTTCCGCTATCCCGCCATCGGCGTGGTCATCGGTTTGATCGGAGCGATCGCCGCCTGCTTTGTCACCTATTTCTGGTACCAGTATCCGTTATCGATGCATACCGCTTTCTGGGGATTGTTCGCCGGCCTGGTGATTGCCTATTTGTGTCGCGGTCTTGGCATCAAGGATAACGAGGAGACGATCAAGCGTCAGCAAGAGGTCCGTCAGTGGCTCAACTCGGTCGATGCACCTTCGGAGAGCGGCCAGAAATGGCGCAATGCCATGAAGGTCTTGGTTCCCCTCTGGTACGTCTTCGCTATCGGTCCGCTGTGCATCATTGGCAACTCAGCCTTTTCTTTCGCCGGTTTTGCACCGCTCTGGTCGTGGCAGATCGCCTGGTGGATTGTCGGTATCGTCATGATGTGGGCGCTCTGCTTCAAGGCCGAGATGTCCACCACCTCGCCGGAACAGATCCAGCGAGCCGACAGTGAACAGATGATTGTCGTCAAGGAGATCTAAGGTTGGCAACCAGCATTTTTTCACAAGGAGATCGTCATGGCTAAAGAAGATATGTGGTTGATCATCGTCGTCGCTTTTGCCGTTCTCTTCACCGCTTCGTTCGGTTGGGGGCTTTGGGGATAGGCGGCAGAAATGTAGCAAAGGATAACAAGACGGGGCCGGCTGCTGGGCGCGGTCCGATCCCGTCTTGTTCTGGGTTGGCAACCGTTCAGCTATGAGCGCCGACAGGCACGCAGGAGGAAAAAGGCGGTAAAAGCGCCGACGCCGTAATAGGGGATCTTGTTCAAAGAGAAGTGGCCGCCGATGATCGTTCGCTCTGCGACGGTCATGGACAATCCGGACAGCAGAGCGGGAAAACGCCAGGCGACCAATTCGACGAGACAGAAAAAAAGAAACAGTGCAAGCAGCAGCGGCCGCTCCGACAGGCGCGGCAGTATGAACTGGATTACCAGTGCCCAGCACATCAGGTACAGGATACCGGCCAGATAGTGGTTTACTTCCGTGTCGTAGGGTCCACGGTAAAGGGCTGCGCTGAACCACAACGGCAGGCAGATGACAAGGAACTTGAGCAACTCCGTACGCTCTTTGCGGGGCTCCTTCGCCGGTACGCCTGACACTGTCGTCCTGCTGTCACCGTTCTCAGATTGCATGGTGCTTCTCCGCGGCCGGGACCACGAGCCGGCGGAACCCGCAGACGGGATCCACCGGTATCGTGTCGGTTGAATCTGTTCCGATCGTGATCAAGACACCATGTCCTTGATTTGATCGACAATCTCCGGGTTGGCCAGGGTCATGACATTGCCCACATCACCGCGGTTGGAGATGGCTCCCAAGACCCGTCGCATGATCTTGCCGGAGCGGGTCTTGGGCATGTCCGGGACGATCCAGACGTTCTTGCAACGGGCAATCTTGCCGATCTGGGTGACAACGGCGTCCGCTACTTTTTTCTGTAACTCGGGAGATGGGTCGAAGCCCGGTTTCAACGAGACGTAAAGTTCCGGTTCCTTGCCTTTGATCTCGTGGGCGACGGGTACGACCGCCGCCTCGGCGATTTCCGGAACGGTGAGCGCCGCGGATTCGATTTCTTTGGTCCCCAAACGATGGCCGGAGACGTTGATGACATCATCGATCCGACCGAGGATGCGGATATATCCGTCCGCCGCCTCCATCGCCGCATCGCCGGTCAGGTATGGCCAATCGCGCCAGTCCTTGCTGCTTGGGTTTTTGTTGTACATGCCGAAATAGGTGTCGACAAAGCGCTTGCGGTTGCCCCAGATGGTCTGGAAACAGCCCGGCCAGGGATTTTGGATACAGATGTTGCCGGCTTTTCCCGAACCGCGTGGGATGATGTTACCGTTTTCGTCAAAGATGATCGTGTGGATGCCGGGTACGCCCGGGCCGGTGCTGCCCGGTTTCATCGGTTGCATACCCGGTAACGAGGCGCAGAGGAAGCCGCCGGTTTCGGTCTGCCAGTAGGTATCGACGATAACCGCTTTTCCCTTGCCAACAACTTTGTGGTACCATTTCCATACCTCCGGCTCGATCGGTTCGCCGACCGTAGTCATGTGTTTGAAATGGTAGTTGTATTTGGCCGGTTCATCCGGGCCTACCTTGCGCAGGGCGCGGATGGCGGTCGGCGCGGTATGGAAGATGTTGACATCGAGGTCCTGAGCGATTCGCCAACAGCGGCCGGCATCGGGATAGGTGGGAACCCCTTCGTAGATGACCGTTGAAGCACCGAGAGCAAGCGGTCCGTAGACGATGAAGCTATGCCCGGTGATCCAGCCGATGTCGGCCATGCACCAATATACGTCTTCGGGATGAATGTCCTGGATGTATTTGGACATGGCCGTCACGTAGGCCAGATAGCCGCCGGTGCCGTGTTGCGCCCCTTTCGGTTTGCCGGTGGTGCCGCTGGTGTACATCAGAAACAGCGGCTCCTCGGCCAGCATCTGCACCGGTTTTACTCGAGCGCCATAATAGTTCTTTAATTCCTCGTTTACCACGATATCGCGGCCGCCCACCAGGCTGGTCTTGGTGGACATTCTGCCAGGATAGCGCTGCCATACCAAGAGGGTATCCACCTTTTGACCTTCCTTTTCCGCCAGGACGCAGGCTTCATCATCGACAGCCTTATGATCGAGCAATTTGCCGCTGCGATAGTAGGCGTCCATGGTGATCAGCACTCGGCTGTTGGAGTCGACGATCCGATCGGCACAGGCACTGGCCGAAAAACCGCCGAAGACGACCGAGTGGATGATGCCCAGACGGGCGCAGGCTAGCATGGTTATCGGCAGTTCGGCCGACATCGGCATGTGGATGGTAACCCGGTCGCCCCGCTTGAGCTTGGCCGTATCCCGAAGCAAGGCGGCAAATTCGTTGACCCGGACGAAGAGTTCCTGATAGGTGACGTGAAGGACCCGTTCTTCTTCCAATTCCGGCACGAAATGGATGGCGGTCTTGTTTTTGTTCTCGGTCAGGTGGCGATCGATGCAGTTAAAACTGGCGTTGAGCTTACCGCCGCGAAACCATTTCCAGCATGGCGCATCACTGGTGTCGAGCACTTCGTCCCAATATTTGTACCAGGTTAGGAGCTCGGCAAACTCTTTATAGTATTCGGGAAACTTGTCCAGGCTGAAGCGATCGCCAATGGTCTCGTCGACCAGATTGGCTTGATGGATGAAACTCGGGGGCGGATAAAAATAATCCTCTTCTTGCCAGTGGACGGCAATTTCAGCATCAGAAGTCGCAACAATGTTCTTGTCACTCATGGGTTTCGCTCCCTGTAAGTTTTTTCCGCTGGACACCTTCAACCGGCTCTTGCGAGCCTCCGGTCGTCCAGACAATCCGGTTACCGTTATGCCAGCCATTGGCCGACCGTCGGTCCGGGCCGGAAATGGGGTGGCATGATTGTGGTCGTGCGCCGACGAGCGTGCGCGTCGGTGGTGGAACTTACGAGCATGAGGTCGCGGAGAGCCGGTACCGATGCTTGACTCTCCACTGGAGACTGAGCGTACTCATCCGTGGTGACCGGTTTGAGTCACGCCGACAGTTTCCTTCCTGTGAACATGACGGCGGCAGGGAACGACAATGGCCTATCCTTGCAACGCCGCCGGGCAACCAATGCCGTGCATGACGGACGCAGGGGGATCCCGACCGAATCATGCAGGCATTGCGAAGCAGACAGAGGGTTATGTATCAGTTTTTCTTATCACGACTTTCAGTGATGCTCAAGCAAAAAAATCGTGCTGATGTGTGTCAATCCTTTGCTCTTGCTTACAATACGCCGGTGAAATCAAAATTCAGCTTTTTCTGGAATGTGGCGATCCGTCGAAAAGCTGCTTTCAGCATGACTTGGTCAAGCGAGGAGAGCCGGGTCGGATCGATGTGATTGTTCGGTTCCTGCTGCTCGTCGATAGTAATTGTGATTTGGTTGAGAAAGCGAAGGCGCATCAGATAGTTGTAGGTCTGTACCAGATCCCGGTAATCCCGGTCGGAGAAGACCCCTGCCTTATGGAGCCGGAACAGCCGTCGCAGGGTGTTGGTCTCGGAAAGCTTCTGTTTCAGTGCGTAAATCCGGGCAAAATCGATGATCGGCAGGATGGCAAGCTTGATATCAAACATCCCCTTGTGTTCGCCATGCTTTTCGACCAGTAGTTTGCCGAAGAAGTTAACCGGTGGTTTGAAGAAAAGGGTGTTTTCTGTTAGGTTGCGCAGGAAGCCGGGCCAGCGGTCGATGGATTGCAGGAGGTACTCTTTCAGTTCCCCAGCCAGCGATAATTCGCCCCAAACCCCACGGAAGTCAAAAAAAATGCTGCTGTGCAGCAGGTCCTGCGGATCGGCGGTACGGATCCAGGAGCGGAAGTAGTGTTTCCAAACCGACAAAGGTTGGCACCATTTCGGGTTCTTGGCCATGTTGTCGCCGGAGCACAACCGATAGCCGGCACGGTGCAGTTGGTCACAGATGGAGACGGAAAGTTTCTGGAAATAGGTTTCGGCCGCCTCGGCCGGTTGTCCTCCCGGTTGATCTTGATAGACCAAAGCATTGTCCTGGTCTGAGATGAACGTCTGCTCTTCCCGACCCTCCGAGCCCATGACCATGAACACGA encodes the following:
- a CDS encoding DUF2809 domain-containing protein encodes the protein MQSENGDSRTTVSGVPAKEPRKERTELLKFLVICLPLWFSAALYRGPYDTEVNHYLAGILYLMCWALVIQFILPRLSERPLLLALFLFFCLVELVAWRFPALLSGLSMTVAERTIIGGHFSLNKIPYYGVGAFTAFFLLRACRRS
- a CDS encoding PAS domain-containing protein; translated protein: MQQDSPAQPVSQSDFPLELNDFRDIVHNAPIGIFTSTPDGRFISVNPALARMYGYLSPEELIESVTDLAVQTYANPADRDLFVRLIQEQEEIFDHECLLRRKDGSCFWASRNARAVRDSNGVILFYQGFTSDISSRKEAELQLKASQERLQSIFRVAPTGIGVVCNRQFSEVNERICEMTGYDAEELLGRNARMLYPTQEEYDYVGSEKYRQIASRGTGMVETRWQRKNGTIINVLMASTPIDPEDLHKGVTFTALDITERKQAEEDLRHALQTFLTVLNGMEAVIYVADLTTNEILFANRHLIDTYGFDPTGRTCFAALRGEKKPCEACPAQALLQGTGDSTTVRIREGKNPVTGKHLIYHDRLITWLDGRPVRLQVATDITPLKDMEQERNRIREQLRQSQ
- the acs gene encoding acetate--CoA ligase — encoded protein: MSDKNIVATSDAEIAVHWQEEDYFYPPPSFIHQANLVDETIGDRFSLDKFPEYYKEFAELLTWYKYWDEVLDTSDAPCWKWFRGGKLNASFNCIDRHLTENKNKTAIHFVPELEEERVLHVTYQELFVRVNEFAALLRDTAKLKRGDRVTIHMPMSAELPITMLACARLGIIHSVVFGGFSASACADRIVDSNSRVLITMDAYYRSGKLLDHKAVDDEACVLAEKEGQKVDTLLVWQRYPGRMSTKTSLVGGRDIVVNEELKNYYGARVKPVQMLAEEPLFLMYTSGTTGKPKGAQHGTGGYLAYVTAMSKYIQDIHPEDVYWCMADIGWITGHSFIVYGPLALGASTVIYEGVPTYPDAGRCWRIAQDLDVNIFHTAPTAIRALRKVGPDEPAKYNYHFKHMTTVGEPIEPEVWKWYHKVVGKGKAVIVDTYWQTETGGFLCASLPGMQPMKPGSTGPGVPGIHTIIFDENGNIIPRGSGKAGNICIQNPWPGCFQTIWGNRKRFVDTYFGMYNKNPSSKDWRDWPYLTGDAAMEAADGYIRILGRIDDVINVSGHRLGTKEIESAALTVPEIAEAAVVPVAHEIKGKEPELYVSLKPGFDPSPELQKKVADAVVTQIGKIARCKNVWIVPDMPKTRSGKIMRRVLGAISNRGDVGNVMTLANPEIVDQIKDMVS
- a CDS encoding sodium:solute symporter family protein; its protein translation is MEPRTWVYTFLALYIIYCFWWGLRGYFTEKTASGYAIGGRSIPFIAFLMAATAASFSGWTTVGHPGLIWRDGMAYAFASFYVLTIPITGAFFAKRNWLLGKRYGFVTPGDMFSYYYNNEAIRWLVVLSAILYSMFYTGLQLIAAAKLFEIVAGVPYTAGLFFMAFIVWFYVVTGGLKASTWVGVIQFILLVASIIVLGWYTVTADAIGGWSAFSEAVRGFEQKYVTVPSMMKFGLGTGGWTAVMILTYMFALMGIQSSPAFILWNYGMASPKPLAWQQVFMSTFVVGLALFFFTAFQGMGGRILMMQGLIAPKVDGDLVPMLMNLLLPGPMMAIVFLGIIAAIHSTAAPYIGTGGTIILRDVYWRYFKKQEAGHAEQIWANRVFVTLLTVLAVIVSLTAPGAIVMIGGFATSFGFIMYLMLMGVHYGFRYPAIGVVIGLIGAIAACFVTYFWYQYPLSMHTAFWGLFAGLVIAYLCRGLGIKDNEETIKRQQEVRQWLNSVDAPSESGQKWRNAMKVLVPLWYVFAIGPLCIIGNSAFSFAGFAPLWSWQIAWWIVGIVMMWALCFKAEMSTTSPEQIQRADSEQMIVVKEI